The stretch of DNA CACTCTTCCTGGTGTGATGGGGAGAGAGAATTAGAAGAATAAAAGTGAGGGAATTTGTGGATTGACTATAAAGACAGTTttacagggaaagcaaaagctctacatgcaagcaaataaaaaaatggaattcattcaccacttcTCATAGGCAGGCAGAGAGAGTTTAAGTGGCAAGTGGTTTAAGTGGAATAATTACAAATTTACTGtggtaaaaaaagcaaaaaaagatcAAAGACATTGAATAAGAGATCTAGACAGACTTCTAAGGAATGTTTGTGATGCATGCAAGAGTGCAGTCAATATTTACACCTCTGATGCAAGAAAGCACAAAAGAGAAACTCTGGACAGCTGTTAGTCTCAGAGGAATAAAAATCCTCTGTAGTTGTCCCTGCATTCAGAATGAGAGATAAATTTCACAGAGAGAGAATGATAAATTCAGAAGATGGAAAATCACAGGAAATGGGCACCAGTTTATTCCAGATGGAATGACGCTGCTTGTAGGTAAATTTAATAAAACTGGTGGAATTTAAATAAAGACCCAGGAGAAAGCAAATGCCAAATTTCTACAGTAGCCAGGGGATAGTGGAAAAGAAATAGAGCTGAACAATTCAACAGGTGACTTAAGAAAAGAGATTGCATCTGTTGAAGTAATTAGCTACTTCAGTAGTAGTGGaaagtcaaaatatttttttaaaaattgatgtaaatgaaaatttattgaAAAGATAAATGTGCACATTTGACTTGGATCAAGATAAGCCTGATACATTGCAAAAGGAGTGATGATTCAGTGCACTACTCGGATGCAGGGCTGCAACTCTGCAGAAGCAGTTTCCACTGGATCTTAAAGAGTAATTTATAGCACAAGTGCCCATAAAGCTTagtgaaataaaattgtgtgtgtgcagggctgcactTCATGATTAGGAGCCACTGAGGTTGCACTGCACATATAGCATCTAAATCAGAGGGGTTTGTTGATTCTCAACATGCTATTTCTCCTTACCTGTAATAATTAGCCCACATAATTCTGGGTTAGCGTACAACTGAAGCAAAGTTGCCTTCCTGTCAGCAGCAACAGCCAACTGTAATGctgaatgtttttaaattaatatatcCACCTTGGGCCCATTGGTCCGAAACACATTCTGAAGGGAAATCTGTAGACCTGGTGAGAGGCTTGTTGGGTTACTAAGTTTTTCTGCTATAACCTAGGACTGAGACAAAGTTCAtttctccagagcagccctcgcagtgctgtgctgtgcgCTGGTAGCTGGAAAGGTGCCCGGAACACACCAGTGttttggctgcagctgagcagagctggcacagcatcagcaCAGTCTCCCCAACTTCCTGGCCAGGGGTGGGCAAGATCCCAGGATGGGACACAACCAGAACAGCTGATCCAAGTAgtccaaagggatattccataccatatggTGTCAGCTCACATATGAAAGCtaagggaaggaagaggaaggggggGAATTGGTTTTTTACAGTATTTGCCTTTTGGAGCAACCCCTAAGTGTGCTGAAGTGATGCTTCCTGGGAAGTAGCTGAATGTCATTGCCAATGTGAAGTAGAGAATTaaccctttttctctctttgcttgTGTGTCTGTAaacttctggttttgctttagCAAACTGCCTTATCTCAACTTATGAGTTGTTTTCCATTgtgttttctctcctctgtccagctgGAAGGAGAGAGATAGAACAGCTTGctgggcacctggcatccagccaaaGTCAACTCAAGAAACTCCataaaataaagggaaattgagcatttggggttttcccccacCTTTAAAGAAATCTATGCCACAAACAATATTCTCAATTTTAATACTTTAAGCCACtagtaaaagcagaaatatatCAGCAATGAAAATCCCATGTTAAACCCcacaaattttgggggaataGAGCTTTGCTGAGACAAGAGCTTACAGTGTTGCAACTCTTTTGCCATGTCTGAGTTCTCAGACATGGCAAAAGACCATTCAAGGACTACAGCACCCTTTTGGAATGGGTTGTCAGTCTTAAAATATACAGCACTAGCAAAGGGTTTGTAGCGCATTCATGAGACTTCTAATAATTTAGGAATTTTATATAGCATTTTGTAAATCATTTAGAAAGACCACTTACTTTGTAAAACATTACAAAATGTGCAGTTGACGGAGGCCACCTGGACAATGTTCCCGAGACGCCAAGACGGTATCAGATATGGCAGCAATGTTTCCACAGTATACAGAACACCCCTTGTGATTTCATAGCACAAAAGGCAGAACCGGAATGTTCTCTTGTTCCAGGGAGGGCCAAATGAGTGAGGCAGAGACATGGTAAATAACTCACCATATTGTAAGTGACCTTTGTCttttagcaattttaccaagAACAGCCTGTGCTTCAAGTCTGAAAGAAGTTAACGAGTTGTAGGACAAAGCAAGAACTAATCCAGTGGTAACTAATGCAGACTAACCTCCTACAGCTCTGTGCTTTAGCAGCCCAACTTCTGCACTTCAAGAAATTCCAAGTCtcaaaaattttgaaattgGAACTTATTATCTAGTTGGAGACTGTGTAGCTAGTGCGAACTGATTCTCAATTCCTCATGAAAAGATTACCAGAACAGTTTAGAAAGCGTGTAAAAgacaatataaataatattgaaAAGGAATCCATTGCTCCAATGCTAGACTGAACTTGTGGTAGTGGGGATGACATCATTTTGAATAAAGAGAAACACATCCTCAAGCAATCTAATGGTTGTAGAATATAATACACTACAAGAGTTAGCTGGAAGGGATGTAACAAGGATCACCTAGCAGAGTTATGATGTCAGGTCAGGAACCAGACAATGTAGGACTTCTTCACTGTATAGAGCATACAATAAAGCATACTGACAGAATAAGCAGAAAGTATTtaagcaaattaattttccttgaaATGAATTATAGTATCTGTTTAACTATAGTGATAACCCATGCACTAGAAATAGTTAATGAAATCAGGAAAAGGGAGTAAATGTCTAGTTTTGTAATTCTGTTTCTTGCAAAGTAAAATTCTGCTACTTTCACTAGCAACCGGCTCTGCAGAACATTGTTTCCTTCAGTGTATTATTAAGGGTATATGCATCACTCAGCTGTAGGCAGTAACAGGATCAATGCAGACAGCACTCACTAAATAGAGCTTTCCCTTTCACTAACTAGCAAATACATCTGTGATTAAGATGGCTTTCCACCTGAGCTGAatcataacaaaaaaaattaaaaatgagatgGGCCTGTCCACTGGAACCATAGTCTTATGAGAATTTTTGTTTCTagaaacaaatgaaagaaaacaccCTTTATGCAGAAACAATTTTAATAAGATCAAAGTGTACAAAAAATTATCAGAACAAATGTTAGATGAACAAAAAACTAAAGAGCAATTTTGACCTCACTGGACAATGCATGTATGCACATATATAATTGTTCATCTTATATGCTTATTCTGTCCATTCTACTGCTGTCCCCAACGCAGGCATTGCATGTTTCAGAGAAGCCTGCAGCTAAGAAAGGGTTAAATTATCTTTTACTGACTTGATTCACACATTTAAGAAAACTTCGCCcaattcaggttttttttaaattttacttgcCAGTCATGTTTTACAGACAACATTCTACCACTTAGCTTTGTTTGATGTAACATTTTAAAGAATGCTATTCACATGATTTTCATTAGATGCTTAAAACAccacaactggaaaaaaagttGATTTGTCCAAAAGTACAGTCAAAGAAGTTAAAAAGGTATTTGAGAACCATCAGCTGAAAGCCTTTACTGTATCATAGTCACTTCAAGGGTTGTGAAGTAGTTTTCTACCaacttcagcttttcttcagaaagGAGGTTTTCTTGCTTCAATTGTCTAATAAGAGCTTCCAAGGACCTGAGTCTTCCCAAAGTTTTTACCTCTTGCATCTCAAGTAAAGTTATCTTAGAGTGgagttttgaaattttttgcCAAAGGTGATCTCTGTCTGTGTCTTGTCTGCAGTATGAATGCTCAGTCTGCAGGATTTCATTTCCATCATATTCAAACATTTCTGTCTCCTCTGCGTCAAGAAACTCTTCCTTAACAGGCAGGAAAGAAGTATTTACTCTTTCAGGCTCTTCTGGACTCTCAGCTGGCATAATAATAGCAATGACAGACTCTTCACTTCCACTGAACTGTTCAATAGTTTGTGTGAGTGTACTCAGTAAAACTGCATCTTCACTTGTCTGCACTTCACCAGAACAGACCACGTGAGGGACAGAATTTTCAACTGCATAGTCAGTAACTGACCCTAAAGCACTGTTCAGGCTCAGAGATGAATTCAAGCAGTCAGGGTCTGTAAATTGCAGGACTGTAGCTGTACAACCTCCTGAATCCTCTACAGAAGTATGAACACCAGTAGCCTCCATGCTCTGGACTGCTGCTGTCATTAGAATAGGATTAGGCTGATGTATGTACTGCCTAGATGAACTATCAAGAATGACACTGTCTGCCTGAAAGCCACCTTCACGTGGAAGCTGCAGGTTTTGAATTTGTAAAGGTTTACTCAGCGCAGTTGAGCAAAccacttctgctttttcctctaCATTTTGTGCAATTACAGAATTTTTCTTTGGTGTACAAGGATCAAGTGGTAGAGATACTTTCTCTGACACAACATTTGTTTCTTCCTGGTCTTTTTTCTGTACCTGCTGTGAACTGTTCTGAGAAGAATCTTTTTCctggaggagaaaataaaaaaaaaaaaaaaatcaccacctTATAACAAGAAAATCCCTGAGCATTAAAAATTTAGGCAGATTTCATTTCATAGTGTGGTATTGCAAAAGGACTAACTTAGATGAGCactgttttaaaattacatcAGAGGCCCAAGAATTCATGTAAGCATCTTCCAAACCTTTGCTTCAGATCCTACAtgtaaaaatactattttaaagCTCTAAAAGCAATAATAGTGTTTGGATTGTTagttttgggagtttt from Haemorhous mexicanus isolate bHaeMex1 chromosome 5, bHaeMex1.pri, whole genome shotgun sequence encodes:
- the THAP5 gene encoding THAP domain-containing protein 5 isoform X1; its protein translation is MPRYCAATRCKNRGGQSAKDQRKLSFYPFPLHDKERLEKWLRNMKRDSWTPSKHQLLCSDHFTPDSLDVRWGIRYLKNTAVPTIFSSPDDEEKDSSQNSSQQVQKKDQEETNVVSEKVSLPLDPCTPKKNSVIAQNVEEKAEVVCSTALSKPLQIQNLQLPREGGFQADSVILDSSSRQYIHQPNPILMTAAVQSMEATGVHTSVEDSGGCTATVLQFTDPDCLNSSLSLNSALGSVTDYAVENSVPHVVCSGEVQTSEDAVLLSTLTQTIEQFSGSEESVIAIIMPAESPEEPERVNTSFLPVKEEFLDAEETEMFEYDGNEILQTEHSYCRQDTDRDHLWQKISKLHSKITLLEMQEVKTLGRLRSLEALIRQLKQENLLSEEKLKLVENYFTTLEVTMIQ
- the THAP5 gene encoding THAP domain-containing protein 5 isoform X2; the protein is MKRDSWTPSKHQLLCSDHFTPDSLDVRWGIRYLKNTAVPTIFSSPDDEEKDSSQNSSQQVQKKDQEETNVVSEKVSLPLDPCTPKKNSVIAQNVEEKAEVVCSTALSKPLQIQNLQLPREGGFQADSVILDSSSRQYIHQPNPILMTAAVQSMEATGVHTSVEDSGGCTATVLQFTDPDCLNSSLSLNSALGSVTDYAVENSVPHVVCSGEVQTSEDAVLLSTLTQTIEQFSGSEESVIAIIMPAESPEEPERVNTSFLPVKEEFLDAEETEMFEYDGNEILQTEHSYCRQDTDRDHLWQKISKLHSKITLLEMQEVKTLGRLRSLEALIRQLKQENLLSEEKLKLVENYFTTLEVTMIQ